One genomic region from Pseudomonadota bacterium encodes:
- a CDS encoding FAD-dependent oxidoreductase — protein MFDVAIIGGGPAGLAVAIGAALRGLSVHVFDKQAFPIDKACGEGLMPSGLSALERLGVRKHLVTSDTSPFTSITYVQ, from the coding sequence TGTTCGACGTCGCCATCATCGGAGGAGGCCCTGCGGGGCTGGCGGTCGCCATCGGTGCGGCGCTGCGCGGCCTCTCGGTACACGTCTTCGACAAGCAGGCCTTCCCCATCGACAAGGCGTGCGGCGAGGGGCTGATGCCGTCGGGGCTCTCGGCGCTCGAGCGGCTGGGCGTGCGCAAACACCTCGTCACCTCCGACACGTCACCGTTCACCTCCATCACCTACGTGCAGG